CTGGATTAGTTTACTATATTAATGGAAAATATTTAAGCAATATTTCTCatgaaatattaaatttagaGAAATCATTtgaaatatgcatatttggTAATTCGTGTTTTGGGAATAATAATATCGGATTATTTTCgtcttttaaaatattcgAATTTCTAAAcaatgaagaaataaaaaaaagatacaaattgataaaaagtgtgaaaaataaagaaatgataggggataatattaatatggaaaaaaataataatgttatagAAGGGATAgatattaaaatgaattatatgAAAGGTAACGAGGaagaatattttatatattttatacagtctccaaaaaataagtataaagTTGTACCTACTATAAATAATCCCAAATATgggataaaaatatatcaactaaaatttgttattataaaaaatgaatgcaACAAAATGGAGGAAAATATGGATAAAGAAAATAGACACATGAAATCTcatttcaaaattattaatatagacAATATGAATGAATATGGAtttgatttttattataaaaaaattggtaAAAAATTGGATGGTGTTCCTAAAATATAtggcataaatatattttctgattatttaatatttggTTGCGATTTATCACAATTTTATACAATTGTTTTATATCCAtctttatgtatatataatgagcTTGTTAAACCTTGTGGATATACTATATCTGGATGGTTTTTTTTTCcagttgaaaaaaatatttcttttttatccTTGATTAGTGGTACAAATGATGTTCACATCTGTGTGTTCAGTGACGATATGATCCTTGGATCAATTGAAAATTATGTTAGAtccaataaaaataatgaaagaTACACGATATATCATTCTTCTGGGCTCAGTATTAAAGACATTAAAAAGGGGTGGTATTATTTGAGTGTTGTAGGGACTTTAAATggacaattttattttataaatgggTGTTTTAAAGGATATCATAAATTTTGTTcttttgataatataaaatatataggtAATAGtagtttatttattaatccATTTCCTTACATCTGTTTTATAAAGGTTATAGGACGCGTTCTTTCcgtaaatgaaatattacaTGAATATAGCATTTCGTCTGGATACAATAATTTTACATAcctgtattattattattatttatttcttcttttCTCAAATAACGAGGAAAACGATGATGGATCATTTGTTTCAAAAAACAGTTTAATTGATAGATCAAATACTAGAGCAGATGCAATATCAAGTGATGATACAAATTCATTGTATTGTTacaataaagaaaaatatatatatttttatattacaaaaaattataatgtttACATTTATCCTTTAGAAGAATCCAAAAACTATTATTTCACTTTGTCTCTCGTAtctatgataaataaaaaattgtatatttttaatagtaTAAATGATCAGAttaataatttgaatatatattttattaattatatagtaTTGCCTGAACAATGGACAATTTTTGCACTTATTAATATACCCCATATAAATGAGTCAAATTACCATTGTTTAGTAGGGGGTATAAATGGAAGGTCTCATATTGTTattgataatgataatatggTATTAGGAGTTTTGGAAAATGCAGaagtttttaaaaatgaagaagcttttaaaaataaaaatatttatgaacgaaatgaaaaatataataatgatattaaGGGTGgtgatgatgataatttcACTCAGATTCGCTATAAAGAAGCGtatcaaaaattttatagttGCGGatataaatttgaaaatcCGTTAAACaaagatatattattaacaacTAGGTGCATAAATAATCAACagacattttttataaacaataCTAATGTAGGAACATGTCGATCATGTCGTAGTGCTATAACATGTTTTGGAAATTGCTTATCaacaaataatgaatactcTGCTCCTTTTGGTAAttacaaatttattaaaatagttTTTGGGTATattaatgatgataaaattaaggaattttatacaaattatagTTTGTATCgaaataaatttgtataaatatatgtattctATTTGGACAATTTTTTATTGGTTATGAGAATTGTGATGTTtttcaattatataaatacattttcaggttttataaatgatttcattttataaaatatcaacaaaacaacaaaaaaaaaaatatactaaaaaaattagtatataaaattttgtaaataaaaatgaattgtAATGATATTATTTGCACGTATGGAAGTATATTTTAACGTGTATAACCAGTGTGTATTTTCATATttctatatgtatatattaaaaatttgtaatacttttctttataaaaataattataccttttaaaaaggaaaaaatatataaaacttgtgTATTTtcacatataataaaattaataataggTAATATCCTAAAAAAGGTATaccttataaaaaaatgtcgTTTTTGTACCACCAAATTGACTATTCAGTGATGTCTATATCTACATATCGTTATCGTTTTCTTCATTATCGGAAGGTTGATCTTTTTGTGagttttcaattttatttatttctttttcagacctaaagataaaaatagcATATTATTAATCATTTTAAAGTGAATTaagattatataaaaaataaaaatgaaaataaaacacaTGGATTTCTTTTAATTACCTCTCCTTAATCTCATCGATATTTTCACCATTAATTTTTACTTTAGGATATCCCAATTTACTTTTGGATATTCTCAATTGTAACCCCTTTTGTTgattttcttcatcatcttCAAATTCTTCGttaagtaattttttttttatttgatttttttttttgatttctCCACTTATTTCTCCATTTTCTTGTGTTTTTTGATTATCTTCTTGTTCTTCATCACTATCCCTTAGATCGTTATCTTCTGAGGTGTTTGTTTCTTCCAATTGTATAGAATCATTATACTCAGGTAATTTTCCTTTAGTTTTTGTCATTTTACATAAAACGGCATCTGTTATTGAATTTGTCCAAAAGTTTCTAAGGACTTTATTAGCTAAGCATAAAACTGTAGAATCTTTATTTTGATTGGTTTGTCTAATATTTATACACTTATGTGATAATGTTTCAATTGGTAAAATAATGTCCttgatatttatttctttttctttaatatttcctaatttaaaaattaaccTATTTGATTCTATCGAGCCTTCGATGATTAGTTTTGCGTCTTTGTCCGATTTATCTATAACTAATCCTGCTAAATGTTTAAGGGATTCACCACAATATTTTCTACTAATAAGTTCTTTCATTTCTTTTAagtttttaaattcattttttgaaaCTTGAATAAGTTCCTTAGTccatttatctaaatttttattaaaaaataaaggtgAACTTATGACTACACAAGCGTGAAGAAAGCAAATTGGCAAAATAAAGTGAATTAATTTCATCTTtagaatattttattttaaaagtaaaaaaatacgAAAGGGTaagagataaaaaaaaaaaaaaaaaagtaattaaatcaaataaaaataagtttgtaaaaaaaatactaatgTTAAATCAAACAAAGCTAGAAAGACAGACAACAAAAGGAATAAGTATAAGTCTACAACAAacagtatatatataaatataattatattattaggtAAGGTAAAAATACcatttttatgaatttttacaaatatatatattttttatttaacaaatTTGTGAAACAAAATCTAATAAGAAtggaattatttatattacaaTTTGTTTGAATTATAtgtctttatttatttttccaaaTTAAGCCTATTCAAAATTGATAATAGCCAAGCTAGCTAAAGTTGTGTACGTACAAAAGATTTGCAAATGAAAATGTAGCGAAAAATATACACACGTATATAACATCCTATTTACTTATTCCCAATTTAAATTGGAATTTATgaagaatatttattaaaatataaaatttattgtgAGAATATTTTCAAGCACTATTTTATGATAATcgttttgttaatttttcaaTGAGGTGTTAggatttattatataagtaTTATGGGGAAATGTGtcttataatgaaataaaaaaaaaaaataatgatatatatataatgaggATAAAGTATAAACATTATTCATATTTCACATAaacttaaataatataaaagttGTACCATTAAAATTGTTTACACATTCTATcatcaattttatattatttttattttgttcctAAAATGGGTATAATGTTACGTTATATTCTATCATTGTTTCCCTACTTGGAATTTCatttaagaaaatatataaatgtaacaTGAATAAgtcataaaaactatatagaAATAGGGagataaaatttatattgatagttatttattttattttattttaaaattaaaaaatataatacctATCGAGTATTTCTCatacaaatattattagaaaaaaattgtCTATGATTCCTAATAGAtcgataaaatattttttaaacaagGTGTTTtaaatcataattattaaaatagtAAACTTTTGAAAGTGGCGAAGGATGGAAATATGTACACATTTGCTTAATGAATGTAAAACACTacctatatttttttctcttttaaaaatataaaattattagaaattataatcaaaataatattgcTCAGTTAAGGATGAGACGTATGGATaatccttttttttatttaacagTGTATACCTATTTTcgataattatgaaaaatataaaaggaatataagtcattacttattttttttttttacttgcACTTTTCTTTCTCACAATTTTtaactaatttaatatataacaacagtatacaaaaaaaaacaattttcgTTTGTGAATAATTCATTTGTTACTATTTTTGGATAtctttatatacataatttactattaaaaatgtgtaaAAGATTAAagacaataataatgataataagtTTTCCTGTTTGTTATAATTAAACATGGTAAATGGAGTTAAATAGAAAgggatttttttttcgtataTGCTTAAATAGGAAATAACATACAGTAATTTTTGCTTTTATGCAGAAAATGTTTAAGggtaatttatatatacttttttttatactaaaGATATAATTTAGCATATAAAATGGGGAGGGGTGTTATAGTTAAATTatgtaattataaatttatattactacaaaaaaaatattatttaaaataaaaataatatagtaCAATGTTGCATATAAAATACTTAATGTGCAATAAATGTAAAATTCTctctaaaaatatattcttgAACAGTAAGGGATTTTTTAATgtgctattattattatataaatgtatatatgcatacaataaaatattattaatatatatatttatttatttaataatttacatatttattttataacttATTTATCTGTATTATGCTTATATAGTTACCCTTATAATATACCTACATAAGTAAtggtatataaatatttgaatttatttcaataatatataaaatatattaggaGATGTCACTAAGTTATGTTGCTTTATCACATggaaaatttttaattataaaaatgtaacaGTTATACATGATATTGAGCTTATTCATTATGATTATTGATTAattgataattttaaaagaagaaaactgctatttttgaattattatGGATTGCTGCGATTTGTTGTGATCATTACAACTGTCGCAATTATTAAATtactattttaatattattattagttttAATTTACTATAAAATTGACGCTAAAATATAAgtgtaattatttttaattcaataAGCCATAGtaattaaaaacaaatatatacataataaaaaaggaaaaagtagaagaataaaaaaaaagtgaataAATGAGTATAAGATGATTTCATTGGGAGGATCATCTTTATCAAAGGAATTTTTTGATTTGGCAAAATCAATAGGGGATTCCCGTTCTAAGCaggtaaatatatatagttcaTTAATATTGCAGATATGTGTATGTATTTATGCATTACTTATTTCACTCGAttattttgcataatttttgaaGGAGGAAGATAGGATTATATGCAATGAGATCGTTTTACTGAAATCGAGATTTGCCAATCCCAATGCGACAGTGGTAAGTTCATATATCATatgatatacatatatttatatgtgtcAGTGCTTATGCATGGAATATGGTCACACATTTAAATCACAATTtcaatgttttttttcatttttagaAACAAATAAAGGAATATTTGATTCGTGCAATTTATATAGAAATGCTGGGGCATGATGCATCATTTGCTTATATACATGCTGTTAAGTTAGcacatgaaaaaaatatactatgTAAGAGAACAGGATATTTATcttgtaatttatttttaaataaagatcATGAGTTGATGttattgttaataaataCAATTCAGAAGGATTTAAAAAGTGATAATCATTTAGAAGTATGGGCAGCATTAAACTGTGTgtgtaaattattaaatagtGAAATGATTCCAGCTATATTTCcaataataaagaatttattaaatcatAAGAATGAgttaataagaaaaaaagtaTGTATGTTATTACACaagatatatttaattgATCCTAcattaataaaagaaattgatgtatatttaaaaaaattattatgtgatGTTGACCCATCAGTAATGGGAGCatcattaaatttaatatttgcTATAGCAAACAATGATATGATATATTGCATGGAATTAGTGCCTTATTTAGTTTCAATACTTAAACAAATATGTGAAAACAAATTACCTAAAGATTATGATTATCATAGAATTCCAGCACCTTggattcaaataaaaatattatctatatttcGAATATTAGGATTTTCAAATAAGAAAATATCTGAACAAATGTATGAAGTATTACAAAAAACAATGCAAAGAGCCGATTATGGTATAAATGTTGGTTATgctattatatatgaatgtGTAAAAACAATAACAACAATATACCCCTCTCACCGTTTGCTAGAATTAGCATCTTTATCAATTTCTCGATTTATATCTTCCGAAAatcataatttaaaatatgtcGGAGTCACAGGATTAGCTCTTATTGTTAAGATAAATCCAATTTATGCAACTAAACATCAATTAGCGGTTGTTGATTGTTTAGAAGATAAGGATGAAACGTTAAAAATGAAGACTTTagatttattatatgaaatgACAAATCCATTAAATGTTCAAGTTATTGTAGATAAGTTAATATTTCATGTTGAAAATTCTCAAGATATGCATTTTAAACATGATTTAGCATGTAAAATTATACAGCTAATCGAGAGATATCCTCCTAATGATATTTggtttttaaataaaataaatacactTTTTTTATCAGTTGGGGAATTAATAGATGAAGCATATTCTTATTCTCTTATTAAGTTGTTGAAGGATTGTCCTATAGATGTCGATTCGGATATTAGTGATGATTTTCCCCCAATTGATGAGAATAGTCAATCtaacaatattaataaagaagagaaatatttaaatggtGAAGATTTATTAAAAGGTAGTGAAGATGCAggaaatgatttaaatggtGAAAGtggtgaaaataataaaaacaatgtTGGCGAAAAATTAAAGAATGAAGAAGATAATGAAACAGACCTTCCTAATAATACCAACTCatcaaaaaacaataaaaatgagaaaaaaaaatcaaatgaTGATACATTGAATTTAAGAAAATATGCagtaaatacatatataaaaatgctcgaagaaaatgaaaatataccATTTGTTTTAATACAGATAATATGTTTTGTATTAGGAGAATACAGTTATTTATGTGATTTAGAAAATTATACAGCTGAAGATATTCTTGATTTATTATGTGAATGTATGGAGAAAAATTTAACAAATCCTGATAGAGTAAAATCATGTATAATAACAgctatatttaaattatgctgctataataatataacagACCATGTTGTAacgaataaaataatagaaaagtACAAAAGCAGCCAAATAACAGATATACAGCAAAAATGTTATGAATatgatttaatattaaagaatagtgaattaattaaaaatgtattttcaaaaaataacaaaactcaaaatatagttatagatgaaaatttatcatttttaaatcCATTTATAGACAAACATTTAGAAAGTGGTGGAAAATCATATGTAGCAAAAGATTTAAGACAATGTGAAAATAACTTTGAAACATCAAAAAGTCCATCTTTGGCATTAAATTTTACACCCTATGAATtaccaataaataataatataaactcagatatatataatgcatcGAGCCCTAATTTATTATACCAAAAAAATAGAGAATTGAGTTCTTTTTCCAATAGTCAAATAAATGAAGATTGCTCTAGTCAAAGggaaaaagggaaaaaaatgTTCAAACTTAATGTTGTTGGACccaaaaaatggaaaaaagaAACCTCCAAAATGGAGGACATTgaaattaatgaaaataaaaataataatgccaaaaaaaaaaagaaaaaaaaaaagaagggGAAAAAAAACGTTAACATATACCCAGGGACTAATAATGGTATCATTAACTATTTAGGAGAAGATAGAAATAAATTAAGTATAGAAAAAACgaataaaaaacaatataataatttggaTAATGTGAATCAGAGTTATAAAAGGGGAGAAagttattttaaaaattcataCTATGA
The Plasmodium yoelii strain 17X genome assembly, chromosome: 4 genome window above contains:
- a CDS encoding PH domain-containing protein, putative, with translation MKLIHFILPICFLHACVVISSPLFFNKNLDKWTKELIQVSKNEFKNLKEMKELISRKYCGESLKHLAGLVIDKSDKDAKLIIEGSIESNRLIFKLGNIKEKEINIKDIILPIETLSHKCINIRQTNQNKDSTVLCLANKVLRNFWTNSITDAVLCKMTKTKGKLPEYNDSIQLEETNTSEDNDLRDSDEEQEDNQKTQENGEISGEIKKKNQIKKKLLNEEFEDDEENQQKGLQLRISKSKLGYPKVKINGENIDEIKERSEKEINKIENSQKDQPSDNEENDNDM
- a CDS encoding epsilon-adaptin yields the protein MISLGGSSLSKEFFDLAKSIGDSRSKQEEDRIICNEIVLLKSRFANPNATVKQIKEYLIRAIYIEMLGHDASFAYIHAVKLAHEKNILCKRTGYLSCNLFLNKDHELMLLLINTIQKDLKSDNHLEVWAALNCVCKLLNSEMIPAIFPIIKNLLNHKNELIRKKVCMLLHKIYLIDPTLIKEIDVYLKKLLCDVDPSVMGASLNLIFAIANNDMIYCMELVPYLVSILKQICENKLPKDYDYHRIPAPWIQIKILSIFRILGFSNKKISEQMYEVLQKTMQRADYGINVGYAIIYECVKTITTIYPSHRLLELASLSISRFISSENHNLKYVGVTGLALIVKINPIYATKHQLAVVDCLEDKDETLKMKTLDLLYEMTNPLNVQVIVDKLIFHVENSQDMHFKHDLACKIIQLIERYPPNDIWFLNKINTLFLSVGELIDEAYSYSLIKLLKDCPIDVDSDISDDFPPIDENSQSNNINKEEKYLNGEDLLKGSEDAGNDLNGESGENNKNNVGEKLKNEEDNETDLPNNTNSSKNNKNEKKKSNDDTLNLRKYAVNTYIKMLEENENIPFVLIQIICFVLGEYSYLCDLENYTAEDILDLLCECMEKNLTNPDRVKSCIITAIFKLCCYNNITDHVVTNKIIEKYKSSQITDIQQKCYEYDLILKNSELIKNVFSKNNKTQNIVIDENLSFLNPFIDKHLESGGKSYVAKDLRQCENNFETSKSPSLALNFTPYELPINNNINSDIYNASSPNLLYQKNRELSSFSNSQINEDCSSQREKGKKMFKLNVVGPKKWKKETSKMEDIEINENKNNNAKKKKKKKKKGKKNVNIYPGTNNGIINYLGEDRNKLSIEKTNKKQYNNLDNVNQSYKRGESYFKNSYYEGKTNKEVNEEKEIYNEHSEDDEDEDEEDEDEEDEDEEDSDDDSYTSENNEHEKRMDFMQDYTDTNYENLYGNSIEGIKNNKYGNLSFNKKGTNKDEQSTFRNKGMEDRTNELSEKEKMAAALFNGLVSNNTSVFDSKNIYSQNFTNKKSLSISNSNKNDLKHNKDSSNKISVKNNSFEESKNTVNPTNQYDNRMTNKHEEHDPSASIITRRNLNNSNKLGDPSKKIYSYDMIDLNEMPESRDITLENNENKEKDKGMWNDIENQKKAVFLNKSKLSIFQTIKKFETNLDSNVVDVSKTEALVSCMYNNHKVLIKIKIEDNKLIFLIKSHEKNIIDPVVDILRNLFHL